The following are encoded in a window of Nibricoccus aquaticus genomic DNA:
- a CDS encoding PQQ-dependent sugar dehydrogenase: MSVHLVRRLLAGVAVAAVAALPSFGQYTAITLPTITAKLEDFAAAPATGATADTYIARVNFLRTQPGDANRLWVNDSSGRLYVLDRDDKEFHTLLNFNGTGTNGGLFAQMYTAGGYSWGLVTFQFHPQYAQVGQPGYGKFYSVHVEVPTTDGAATRLPVTTNFSGFNAAGYTTTSVQAAPGTNTSTAIHCVLIEWQDTDVTDYVFTGTARELLRTEGNSRIHPLGDLAFNPLATTAAHPDWENLYLAHGDGADGEQAADATRHGNPQSLATLGGKILRINVADPDGAGAQRYGVPAGNPFVGMGGVRGEVWAYGFRNPHRFSWDVDPAAPTVARLFVNDIGFHDAEEVNIVVAGGNYGWAEREGLRASTSPIGTTTQALPGNDATFGYTYPVVSYPHSDANNFEFGDAISSGYVYRGAAIPALRGKYVFGDITTARLFYANLADMDAVNDGNPATVAAIGVIDLRWDDPDDSLGAGLLHFDGAETFAGVFSGGFGAVPEDRGLFTVIVDTYRARGGTGGSHLPGGAASTDVGRADVRWAMDASGELFLLSKSDGMIRRLVAGPTAWQVANFNAVELGQPSVSGDAADPDGDGVSNLLEYAFDLNPRVSSAALLPQAVVIDGATKLRLEFERMRSELTYVVEVSTDLVSWNDDVPDNPALDVQTVGNHVTAVYTRGAQVRAFMRVNVVGP, from the coding sequence GTGTCTGTTCATCTGGTCCGGCGGTTGCTCGCGGGAGTCGCGGTCGCGGCGGTGGCCGCCCTGCCCTCGTTCGGGCAGTACACGGCGATCACGTTGCCGACGATCACGGCGAAGCTGGAGGATTTCGCGGCGGCTCCGGCGACGGGGGCGACGGCGGACACGTACATCGCGCGCGTGAATTTTCTGAGGACGCAGCCGGGGGATGCGAACAGGCTTTGGGTGAACGATTCGAGCGGGCGGCTTTATGTGCTGGATCGGGACGACAAGGAGTTTCACACGCTGCTGAACTTCAACGGCACGGGGACGAATGGCGGGTTATTCGCGCAGATGTACACGGCGGGCGGATACTCTTGGGGACTCGTGACTTTTCAGTTTCACCCGCAGTACGCACAGGTGGGGCAGCCGGGTTATGGGAAGTTTTATTCGGTGCATGTGGAAGTGCCGACGACGGATGGGGCGGCGACGCGGCTCCCGGTGACGACGAATTTTTCCGGGTTCAACGCGGCGGGGTATACGACGACCAGCGTGCAGGCCGCGCCGGGGACGAATACCTCGACGGCGATCCATTGCGTGCTGATCGAGTGGCAGGACACGGATGTGACGGACTATGTTTTCACGGGGACTGCGCGGGAGTTGCTGCGGACGGAGGGGAACAGCCGCATCCATCCGCTGGGGGATCTGGCGTTTAATCCGCTGGCGACGACGGCGGCGCATCCGGACTGGGAGAATCTGTATCTGGCGCATGGCGACGGGGCGGATGGCGAGCAGGCGGCCGATGCGACGCGACATGGGAATCCACAGAGCCTGGCGACGCTGGGCGGGAAGATTTTGAGGATCAATGTGGCCGATCCGGACGGAGCGGGCGCGCAGCGTTACGGGGTGCCGGCGGGAAATCCGTTTGTGGGGATGGGCGGTGTGCGTGGCGAGGTGTGGGCGTATGGGTTTCGCAATCCGCACCGGTTTTCGTGGGATGTCGATCCGGCGGCGCCGACGGTGGCGCGGCTGTTCGTGAACGACATTGGGTTTCACGATGCGGAGGAGGTGAACATCGTGGTGGCGGGCGGGAATTATGGCTGGGCGGAGCGCGAGGGGTTACGGGCTTCGACGAGTCCGATCGGCACCACGACGCAGGCCCTGCCGGGGAACGACGCGACCTTTGGCTATACGTATCCGGTAGTCAGTTACCCGCACTCGGATGCGAACAACTTCGAGTTCGGGGATGCGATCTCCAGCGGGTACGTTTACCGGGGGGCGGCGATCCCGGCGTTGCGGGGAAAATATGTTTTTGGGGACATCACGACGGCCAGGCTTTTCTATGCGAACCTCGCGGACATGGACGCGGTGAATGATGGGAATCCGGCGACGGTGGCGGCCATCGGCGTGATCGATCTGCGATGGGACGATCCGGACGATTCGCTGGGGGCGGGGTTGCTGCACTTCGATGGGGCGGAGACTTTTGCAGGCGTTTTTAGCGGTGGATTTGGGGCGGTGCCGGAGGATCGCGGGTTGTTCACGGTGATCGTGGACACTTATCGGGCGCGTGGAGGCACGGGGGGGAGTCATCTGCCGGGCGGCGCGGCGTCGACGGATGTGGGGCGCGCGGATGTGCGGTGGGCGATGGATGCGAGCGGCGAGTTGTTTCTGCTCAGCAAGAGCGACGGGATGATCCGGCGGCTGGTGGCCGGGCCGACGGCGTGGCAGGTGGCCAATTTCAATGCGGTGGAGCTTGGGCAGCCGTCGGTGTCTGGGGATGCGGCTGATCCGGACGGGGATGGCGTGAGCAATTTGTTGGAGTATGCGTTCGATCTGAATCCACGGGTGAGTTCGGCGGCGTTACTGCCTCAGGCGGTGGTGATCGACGGGGCGACAAAACTGAGACTGGAGTTTGAGCGGATGAGGAGCGAGCTGACGTACGTGGTTGAGGTCAGCACCGATCTGGTCTCGTGGAATGATGATGTGCCGGATAATCCGGCGCTCGATGTGCAGACGGTGGGGAATCACGTGACGGCAGTGTATACGCGGGGCGCGCAGGTGAGGGCTTTTATGCGGGTGAATGTGGTGGGACCGTGA
- a CDS encoding TonB-dependent receptor domain-containing protein, with amino-acid sequence MNSRRLARGATAASRVRALNVRKLALLLASLTVAVQFTPTTAIAQTAATGSIQGRVLNATNGMYLGNARVAVEGTNLETFTNQFGEYTLSNVPAGSATIRVTYTGQTPQVSTVTVAADATAVQDITFNAGDSTTGEDGTLVLNEFTVAANRFRNAQEIAINEQRSSVNIKNVISTDQFGDIPSGNVGELVKFLPGVQVDYGSAGGNSGYSDSDASAISVRGFGAEDTAILIDGLPVSSSVPGSLTRTVTVDQLSINNASRVELIKVATPDMPNNSIGGQVNLITKSAFELARPSYTGRAYFNVNSLTASLSKTAGPTNKDTFKTQPGFEVSASYPFSSTLGATLSASAANEATLTERAQNSYTYTGSFTNAAGQAPSISNPLLNRVQVTSSPRLIEKRSVNLHVDWKPTPSQVLRTNVQYGTYESTEAQRRMDFRPLLGAGADWSPTYVIGVAGTSGTTAMTVTTRDRTGETKSGQVQYSFKKEGWNIGAAASISVSTGEYLDAQNGHYSEVALNLNPGRVNLNSITDGVPQNVTTYWRTNASGGLAGTPKPYTSLNSWSFDGTTAKSGEAVNKSTRGLYKVDIERDLSFIPLIGNNPLSLKVGARRDEDKDEKSGRGSGYREILRPGASYTVANILDPDYMEKPGFNLPGQQWVSTYRLFQLNQEQNLFYAPDFDEATNTRVENYRSWVNQQKSITETTDAWYGMLSGRFFDNRLSFVGGARQEKKSREGRGPFTNAKWDYIYRADGTLYTDIDNPNGVQLTQGNGTIDPTTGAWIPPTTAPGSPNWNRPIFENTARGIALRQALTTAGIPFPILPYGPPNNSLASAQRQLSANRRVDTSIKGDPSYSLSLAYKLTSKIDLKASWSRSFGLPKLEDGNNGILSGNNQFTETPYTDTEQIANSGFLGQLAVANPGIKPQVSDNLEGNIAYYTDSGGILSVSYYTKTVTNQIQNFTSPSGTSTFNAVLGALGLDPSNYDNWRVVTTTNSQNDQKTSGWEFEVRQDFGFLGRFGRNIQTFVSYSMTKLAEPSTPAPYSITAPDGSIVALTPSVVTIDRRATKFGGAGIQYSGDRFSAQIRGTWREEDEDSGFSRVILPNGNLLRRYAPEETRIDVTLNYVLSPRYSLFLSGRDVFNAEREQILRDDQGLLPSYAEIADIRRFGVVWSVGVTGKF; translated from the coding sequence ATGAACTCCCGTCGTCTCGCACGAGGTGCCACCGCCGCATCCCGCGTCCGTGCCCTCAACGTCCGTAAACTCGCCCTGCTGCTCGCGTCTCTCACCGTCGCCGTGCAGTTCACGCCCACCACCGCCATCGCCCAGACCGCCGCCACCGGCTCGATCCAGGGCCGCGTCTTGAATGCCACCAACGGCATGTACCTCGGCAACGCCCGCGTCGCCGTCGAGGGCACCAACCTCGAGACCTTCACGAATCAGTTCGGCGAATACACCTTGAGCAACGTCCCCGCCGGCTCCGCGACGATCCGCGTCACCTACACAGGCCAGACGCCCCAGGTCAGCACCGTCACCGTCGCCGCCGACGCCACCGCCGTCCAAGACATCACCTTCAACGCCGGTGACTCCACCACGGGCGAGGACGGCACCCTCGTCCTCAACGAATTCACCGTCGCCGCCAACCGCTTCCGCAACGCCCAGGAAATCGCGATCAACGAGCAGCGCAGCTCGGTAAATATCAAGAACGTCATTTCGACCGACCAGTTTGGTGACATCCCCAGCGGCAACGTTGGCGAACTGGTTAAGTTCCTGCCTGGCGTCCAAGTGGATTACGGCAGCGCAGGAGGAAACTCGGGCTACTCCGATTCCGATGCTAGTGCTATCTCCGTTCGTGGATTCGGCGCAGAAGACACAGCGATCCTTATCGATGGCCTTCCCGTTTCCAGCTCGGTACCCGGAAGCCTCACCCGCACCGTGACGGTTGACCAGCTCTCCATCAACAACGCCTCGCGCGTCGAACTTATCAAGGTGGCGACACCCGATATGCCGAATAACTCGATCGGTGGGCAGGTGAACTTGATTACCAAAAGCGCCTTTGAACTCGCCCGGCCTAGTTACACCGGTCGTGCTTATTTTAACGTCAACTCACTCACCGCGAGTCTTTCGAAAACAGCAGGGCCAACCAACAAGGATACGTTCAAGACACAGCCCGGTTTTGAAGTGTCTGCGTCTTATCCTTTTTCCAGCACCTTAGGCGCGACTCTGTCTGCGTCGGCGGCCAATGAGGCCACCCTTACGGAGAGGGCTCAAAATAGCTACACGTACACGGGAAGCTTCACGAACGCGGCCGGACAGGCCCCTTCCATTAGCAATCCATTGCTCAACAGAGTCCAGGTCACCAGCTCACCACGTTTGATCGAAAAGCGTTCGGTCAATCTTCACGTCGACTGGAAGCCCACACCCTCGCAAGTGCTGCGGACGAATGTGCAGTACGGCACATACGAGAGCACGGAAGCTCAAAGGAGAATGGACTTTCGTCCGTTACTTGGGGCCGGAGCAGACTGGAGCCCCACTTATGTGATCGGTGTCGCTGGTACCAGCGGGACTACTGCCATGACAGTCACCACCCGTGATCGCACGGGCGAAACAAAATCCGGCCAGGTTCAGTATAGTTTCAAAAAAGAGGGCTGGAACATCGGCGCAGCCGCGAGCATCTCCGTGTCGACTGGCGAGTATTTGGACGCTCAAAACGGGCATTACTCTGAGGTAGCGCTCAATCTTAATCCGGGTCGGGTAAACCTCAACAGCATCACCGACGGCGTACCACAAAACGTCACCACGTATTGGCGTACAAATGCGTCCGGTGGTTTGGCGGGAACTCCGAAGCCGTACACCAGCCTTAATAGCTGGTCGTTCGATGGCACGACCGCCAAATCGGGCGAAGCCGTGAACAAGAGTACGAGAGGCCTCTATAAGGTAGATATTGAGAGAGATCTCAGCTTCATCCCCTTGATTGGAAACAACCCTCTCTCGTTGAAAGTCGGCGCGCGTCGAGATGAAGATAAAGACGAGAAAAGCGGGCGCGGATCAGGTTATCGCGAAATCCTCCGCCCCGGTGCATCCTACACGGTAGCCAACATTCTAGACCCCGACTACATGGAAAAACCAGGCTTCAATCTCCCGGGCCAGCAATGGGTTTCCACCTACCGGCTATTCCAGCTCAACCAAGAGCAGAATCTATTTTATGCTCCAGATTTCGACGAAGCCACCAACACGCGTGTCGAAAATTACCGGAGCTGGGTGAACCAACAAAAGTCCATCACTGAAACAACCGACGCTTGGTACGGCATGCTCAGCGGTCGATTCTTCGACAATCGTCTGTCATTCGTGGGTGGCGCTCGTCAGGAAAAGAAAAGTCGAGAAGGCCGCGGCCCGTTTACCAACGCTAAATGGGATTACATATATCGTGCCGACGGCACTCTCTACACGGATATCGACAATCCCAATGGCGTTCAACTGACTCAAGGCAATGGCACCATCGATCCGACCACCGGCGCTTGGATTCCCCCCACGACCGCTCCTGGCAGCCCAAACTGGAATAGGCCTATCTTTGAGAATACCGCTAGAGGTATCGCACTGCGCCAAGCACTGACTACTGCAGGAATCCCTTTCCCGATCCTTCCATATGGTCCTCCAAATAACTCCCTCGCCTCAGCTCAGCGTCAGCTCAGCGCCAATCGCCGTGTTGATACCAGCATTAAAGGCGATCCCTCCTACTCCCTCAGCCTTGCCTATAAGCTGACCAGCAAAATTGATCTGAAAGCGTCCTGGAGCCGCAGCTTTGGGCTGCCTAAACTTGAAGACGGTAACAACGGCATCCTTTCCGGAAACAACCAGTTCACTGAAACGCCATATACCGACACTGAACAGATCGCCAATTCAGGCTTCTTAGGTCAGCTCGCCGTAGCTAATCCAGGCATCAAACCTCAGGTCTCAGACAACCTTGAAGGGAATATCGCCTACTACACTGATTCAGGCGGCATCTTGTCTGTCAGTTACTACACAAAAACCGTCACCAACCAGATTCAGAACTTCACGAGCCCTTCAGGAACATCCACGTTTAACGCCGTGCTGGGAGCTCTAGGATTAGACCCTTCCAATTATGATAACTGGCGCGTGGTGACCACGACGAATAGTCAAAACGACCAGAAGACTTCAGGTTGGGAATTCGAGGTTCGGCAGGATTTTGGGTTCCTTGGCCGTTTCGGTCGCAATATCCAAACGTTTGTCAGCTATTCCATGACCAAACTGGCGGAGCCCTCCACGCCCGCTCCGTACTCAATCACGGCCCCGGATGGCAGCATCGTTGCCCTGACACCGTCTGTTGTGACGATTGATCGTCGTGCTACAAAGTTTGGCGGCGCGGGCATCCAATACTCGGGCGACCGATTTTCGGCCCAAATCCGCGGAACATGGCGTGAAGAAGATGAAGACTCGGGATTCTCTCGGGTCATTTTGCCGAATGGAAATCTGCTCCGCCGTTACGCGCCGGAAGAAACACGTATCGACGTCACGCTCAACTACGTGCTCTCGCCACGTTACAGCCTGTTCCTAAGCGGCCGCGATGTCTTCAACGCCGAACGCGAGCAGATCCTTCGTGACGATCAAGGTCTGCTGCCCAGCTATGCCGAAATTGCAGACATCCGGCGCTTCGGAGTGGTCTGGTCCGTGGGCGTTACCGGCAAATTCTAA
- the bshA gene encoding N-acetyl-alpha-D-glucosaminyl L-malate synthase BshA — MSAPAPLKIGITCYPSVGGSGILASALGEELARLGHEVHFISYERPFRMPANAPRLFFHPVDISDYGLFKYPDYTLPLSVKMAEVSREHRLDILHVHYAVPHATAALLARDMLPPELRPKIVATLHGTDTTLLGKDPAYAPAIRHALEGADAITTVSHFLKAETLRLLGIIRPIDVIHNFFEPRPPKESRDSIRAGLGLKENEALILHASNLRPLKRIDLLLETAARIRPADAFKLVILAGGDFEPFLPDILRLGLQDRVVVRTNVPDIEDYFAAADLALFTSETESFCLSILEAMAFACPSVTTDVGGIPEVVDHNLNGLRVPFGDPDALALAAESLLADPPRRTALGNAAREKARTAFSAATIVPQYLALYHRVRNK, encoded by the coding sequence ATGTCCGCTCCCGCTCCACTCAAAATCGGCATCACCTGCTATCCCTCCGTCGGCGGCAGCGGCATCCTCGCCTCCGCCCTCGGCGAAGAACTCGCCCGCCTCGGCCACGAAGTCCACTTCATCAGCTACGAGCGCCCCTTCCGGATGCCCGCCAACGCGCCGCGTCTCTTCTTCCATCCCGTCGATATCAGCGACTACGGCCTCTTCAAATACCCCGACTACACGCTCCCGCTCTCCGTCAAAATGGCCGAGGTCAGCCGCGAGCACCGCCTCGACATTCTCCACGTCCACTACGCCGTCCCGCACGCCACCGCCGCGCTCCTCGCGCGCGACATGCTCCCGCCCGAGCTCCGCCCCAAAATCGTCGCCACCCTCCACGGCACCGACACCACGCTCCTCGGCAAAGACCCCGCCTACGCCCCGGCCATCCGCCACGCCCTCGAAGGTGCCGACGCCATCACCACCGTCTCCCACTTCCTCAAAGCCGAAACCCTCCGCCTCCTCGGCATCATACGCCCCATCGACGTCATCCACAATTTCTTCGAGCCCCGCCCGCCCAAAGAATCCCGCGACTCCATCCGCGCCGGCCTCGGCCTCAAAGAAAACGAAGCCCTCATCCTCCACGCTTCTAATCTCCGCCCGCTCAAGCGCATCGACCTCCTCCTCGAAACCGCCGCCCGTATCCGTCCGGCCGATGCCTTCAAACTCGTCATCCTCGCCGGCGGCGACTTCGAACCATTTCTCCCCGACATCCTCCGCCTCGGCCTCCAGGACCGCGTCGTCGTCCGCACCAACGTCCCCGACATCGAGGACTACTTCGCCGCCGCCGACCTCGCCCTCTTCACCTCCGAAACCGAAAGCTTCTGCCTGAGCATTCTCGAAGCCATGGCCTTCGCCTGCCCCAGCGTCACGACCGACGTCGGCGGCATCCCCGAAGTCGTGGACCACAACCTCAACGGCCTGCGCGTCCCCTTTGGCGACCCCGACGCCCTCGCCCTCGCCGCCGAATCTCTCCTAGCCGACCCTCCGCGCCGCACCGCCCTCGGCAACGCCGCCCGCGAAAAAGCCCGCACCGCATTCTCTGCCGCCACCATCGTCCCGCAGTACCTCGCCCTCTACCACCGCGTCCGTAACAAGTGA
- a CDS encoding PIG-L family deacetylase encodes MSPSDLPATLLAFGAHPDDIEFGCGGVIARETQSGRPAHFVICSRGESGTNGTPAERTAEAQKSAALLGATCEFLNLGGDAHLTHTVAHALQLAAIIRRLRPQIVLAPTLVENQHPDHVIVGRLVRDAARLARYGGVAELRETPAHAIASLLFYAITPDAEPADRSALLIDISSAVPAWTAAMEAHTTQLRTRNYVELQLTRARVNGLRSGVAHATALFPNDPLVFDSLAQLARTARQF; translated from the coding sequence ATGTCCCCGTCTGATCTGCCCGCCACGCTCCTCGCTTTCGGCGCCCACCCCGACGACATCGAGTTCGGCTGCGGCGGCGTCATCGCCCGCGAAACCCAGTCCGGCCGCCCCGCCCACTTCGTCATCTGCTCGCGCGGCGAATCCGGCACCAACGGCACCCCCGCCGAACGCACCGCCGAAGCGCAAAAATCCGCCGCTCTCCTCGGCGCCACCTGCGAATTTCTAAACCTCGGAGGCGACGCCCACCTCACGCACACCGTCGCCCACGCTCTCCAACTCGCCGCGATCATCCGCCGCCTCCGCCCGCAAATCGTCCTCGCGCCCACACTCGTCGAAAACCAGCACCCCGACCACGTCATCGTCGGCCGCCTCGTCCGCGACGCCGCCCGCCTCGCCCGCTACGGCGGCGTCGCCGAGCTCCGTGAAACTCCCGCGCACGCCATCGCCTCGCTTCTCTTCTACGCCATCACGCCCGACGCCGAGCCCGCCGACCGCTCCGCCCTCCTCATCGACATCTCTAGCGCGGTCCCCGCGTGGACCGCCGCCATGGAAGCCCACACCACCCAGCTCCGCACGCGCAACTACGTCGAACTCCAACTCACCCGCGCCCGCGTCAACGGCCTCCGCTCCGGTGTAGCCCACGCCACCGCGCTCTTCCCCAACGACCCGCTCGTATTCGATTCCCTGGCACAGCTCGCCCGCACGGCCCGCCAGTTTTAA
- a CDS encoding sodium:solute symporter yields the protein MNGLDWIVLLGTMLGIAAYGTWRTRHTDNLNTYLKGSQTTKWGTIGLSVMATQASTITYLSLPGQAYENGIAFIQNYFGLPLALILVCAVFLPIYRKLGVYTAYEYLGQRFDRKTRLLGASLFLLQRGLQCGITIYAPAIILSTVLGWRVDLTIVFTGLLAIVYTVTGGSAAVNLTQKWQMGVIFGGMLTAFVVLLVKLPPDAMHIAGAMDKLDAVSYEPDLKQRYTLWSGLIGGFFLSLSYFGTDQTQVQRYIGGAALREGRLGLMFNALLKIPMQFFIVILGALLFVFYQFSPTTPLLFNQTEWRRQLDGPQAATFRAFEEKHTALHADKQEKIRAFSDARASADPQLEYTARAALAESQAASETLRNEARNALYAVSPEAKKTRDSDFVFITFILTQLPHGAIGLLIAVMFASALSSKAGELNALGTTSTIDLWRHFRPLAAHDEARNVRNAKWFTAVWGLFAIGFALFVSFAENLIEALNIVASIFYPALLGVFIVAFFFKKVGGSAVFYAAIAAQLVVIAIFALGKFFPAHEIGYLWLNPIGCAACVLFALALQPLLGSAKTSATAA from the coding sequence ATGAACGGCCTCGATTGGATCGTCCTCCTCGGGACCATGCTCGGCATCGCCGCCTACGGCACCTGGCGCACGCGCCACACAGACAATCTCAACACCTACCTCAAGGGCAGCCAGACGACCAAATGGGGCACCATCGGCCTCTCCGTCATGGCCACGCAGGCAAGCACGATCACCTACCTGTCGCTTCCCGGCCAGGCCTACGAAAACGGCATCGCCTTCATCCAAAATTATTTCGGCCTCCCGCTCGCGCTCATCCTCGTCTGCGCCGTCTTCCTCCCCATCTACCGCAAGCTCGGCGTGTACACGGCTTACGAATACCTCGGTCAACGCTTTGACCGCAAAACCCGCCTCCTCGGCGCAAGCCTGTTCCTCCTCCAGCGCGGCCTCCAGTGCGGCATCACCATCTACGCGCCCGCCATCATCCTCTCCACCGTGCTGGGCTGGCGCGTCGATCTCACCATCGTCTTCACCGGCTTGCTCGCGATCGTCTACACCGTCACCGGTGGCAGCGCCGCCGTGAACCTCACCCAAAAATGGCAGATGGGTGTCATCTTCGGCGGCATGCTCACCGCTTTCGTCGTCCTGCTCGTGAAACTCCCTCCCGACGCGATGCACATTGCCGGTGCGATGGATAAACTCGATGCCGTCAGCTACGAGCCCGACCTCAAGCAACGCTACACGCTCTGGAGCGGCCTCATCGGCGGCTTCTTCCTCTCGCTCTCATACTTCGGCACCGATCAAACGCAGGTCCAGCGCTACATCGGCGGCGCCGCCCTCCGCGAGGGCCGCCTCGGCCTCATGTTCAACGCCCTCCTCAAGATCCCGATGCAATTCTTCATCGTGATTCTCGGCGCGCTCCTCTTCGTCTTCTATCAGTTCTCCCCAACCACGCCGCTTCTCTTCAACCAGACCGAATGGCGCCGCCAGCTCGACGGTCCGCAAGCCGCCACTTTCCGCGCCTTCGAGGAAAAACACACGGCCCTCCACGCCGACAAACAGGAGAAAATCCGCGCCTTCTCCGACGCCCGCGCCTCCGCCGATCCACAGCTCGAATACACTGCCCGCGCCGCCCTCGCCGAATCCCAAGCCGCCTCCGAAACGCTCCGCAACGAAGCCCGCAACGCCCTCTACGCCGTTTCCCCCGAGGCCAAAAAAACCCGCGACTCCGACTTCGTCTTCATCACCTTCATCCTCACCCAGCTCCCGCACGGCGCCATCGGCCTGCTCATCGCCGTCATGTTCGCCTCCGCGCTCTCCTCGAAAGCCGGCGAGCTCAACGCCCTCGGCACCACGAGCACGATCGATCTCTGGCGCCACTTCCGCCCGCTCGCCGCCCACGACGAAGCCCGCAACGTGAGAAACGCGAAATGGTTCACCGCAGTCTGGGGACTCTTCGCCATCGGCTTCGCACTCTTCGTCAGCTTCGCCGAAAACCTCATCGAAGCGCTCAACATCGTCGCCTCCATCTTTTATCCCGCGCTGCTCGGCGTCTTCATCGTTGCCTTCTTCTTCAAGAAAGTCGGCGGCTCCGCCGTCTTCTACGCCGCCATCGCCGCGCAACTCGTCGTCATCGCCATCTTCGCCCTCGGGAAATTTTTTCCCGCTCACGAGATCGGCTACCTCTGGCTCAACCCCATCGGCTGCGCCGCCTGCGTCCTCTTCGCCCTCGCGCTCCAACCGCTTCTCGGCTCCGCAAAAACATCTGCCACCGCCGCATGA